The sequence cacatttattttaattctaaagggaattgatatttgtgagggcattaatcctaggaacttttaggagttgcatgttagaagtgtgatccggagacggtagccttgcatgtaatcaacggtttgtatgtcatgagagtgggtatagactaattttgagattgccttaggaatcatcttgatgattgaattaaacttgttagttatgagaatctgttgaaacctttgccttgggaaattctTCACATATCTGTTTCTCTATTTCGTaacttgatttatttgtttcctgttattcattatttatgttttaaaaataaaactcgCAATTTCGGTTTTCCAGATAGAAGATTATATTCTAGGATAGGCATTAGTTctaatcagtctctgtggattcgaccttgtttgccactatacacaattgcactcgTGCACTTGTGGcgtgttaattaatttaacgaacaagtttttggtgtcattgccggggactgatttatttatcagtactatctgtggattgtttgagactaatctggactttatttatgtttatttgtttattttgttctttgtttttcctGTGGTTCTAATTCTTGTGTTCGGAGCTTTCTAGGTAGTgcatgaacacacgatctcagaatcttcctcttgaagattttgatcccGAGATTGAAGCTACGCTCCGCCTTAACAACAGCAAGAAAACTAAAGCCACACTGAACACGATGGCTACTGCAGCAGAAGTCCGTGCGTTGAGAGAACAACTGTAGGCATtgttggatgctcagaaaaatgCTGGTGAGCAAAAACAAGCCCCAATTGACGAGGCGTTTACTCCCTTGTATCAGTACCAAGAGCCATCGAGAGTCAACACAAATAACTTTGAGCTGAGGATTGGGCTGATTACAATggtacaacaaaatcaatatgGAGGTAAGGCCGTAGAGGATCCCAATGCGCACTTGAGGCAGTTTTTGGAGTGGTGCAGTACGATAAAGATGAACGGCGTAGCAGATGACATCATTCGCTTTCATCTATTTCCCTTCTCATTGAGGGACAAGACTAAGTCATGGTACCACACTCTGCAATTGGGAGCCACTCCTACATGGGAGGAAGTAGCGCACTTATTTCTGCGAAAGTTTCATCCTCCTGGTCTCACGTTGAAACTGAAGATGGACATTGTTCAATTTCAGCAGTATGAAGGGAAATCACTAGCAGAAATATGGAAACGGTACCAGGATTAATTGAGGAAGTGTccgtcccatggctttgatgaAGGGACTCTAGTGGTCATGTTTTACAATGCATGCGGAGAGCGCATgaggatgttcatggataccGCAGCTGGAGGTTCCCTGCTCAAGAAAGGGAGCTCGGAAGCAATGGAGATCATAGAAAGTATGGCCGCTACAAGTTAccaatggccatccgagagagtgCAGTTGAAGAAAATTGCTGCTGCGTCTAGCTCAGATCCCATGGCATTGATTTCGACTCAGCTAGCAGAGATGAACTCCAGAATTGCAGCGTTAACTTTGGGAAATCCTGAGCCAGCTGTAGAGATCccgacaggcgtagaagacgcctACTACAccaatggcagaaactatgagAATTTTCAGCATGGGCAACAAGGCGGATACAATAGTGGACAACAGTTTCATCGCGGAGGGCGCCCACATCCGATCTGGCGTATGGAAACCCGAACAACGCGattcaacctccaccaggcttctctgttacCAACAGAGTCataaatgaagagaagaagctaAATATGGAGGAGCTAATGATGAAGTTCATCTCTAAGGCCGATGAAGGGATGGACAAGTTAGAGTCCACTACTACTGCTTTGGGGACTCAAATGAACATGTTCGAGACCCAAATGGGTCAACTAGCAaccgccgtcaacaaactccaacagtcgggcaaTTTCATAAACAACGGCAAGGTGAACCCAAAtgagcagtgcatggccattggaTTGAAGAGTGCAGCCACCTCTGAAGGCAACCATGGATTTCGTGAGTTGGGGgatgaaataaaacaaagcCACTGAGGGAAgccgacgacttccacctcatcAGCATCCTCCCgggtggatgccgtttccccagcgtcacTATAAGATCGTCGATTTTCCGAGTGGGACTACACAAGAAGGGGCCAAGACGGCAGAGTATGAGAGTGCACCGCCgattgaggaaaaagctgaggaggtcactgttgaggtttcaggcaaaaagaaggatgaaaagcagaaagctacttcgccagcaactgtgactataCCATTCCCTCAACGCCATCAGAAAGAGAGGATGAAAGAGCGGCTCTCTAAGTTTTTAGAGATCTTTAAGAAGGTGAACATCAACATTTCGTTGGTGGAGATGTTACTAGAGATGCTGCAATATGCCAAATTCCTCAAGGACATAGTCTCgcaaaagaagaagttggggaagTTTGAGACCGTGAGGCTCAATGAAGAATGTAGCGCGATTCTGCAGAGGAAGCTGTCggcgaaggtcaaagatccgggcagtTTCACACTTTtctgcattattggaggccagcattttGGGAGGTCACTTTGCGACTTGGGGGCAAGCATCAATCTCATGCCGTTATCAATTTTTCAGCAGTTGGCAATTGGGGAGTTGAAGCCTACATATATGAGGTTGCAGATGGCAGGCAGGTCGATCACTTATCCTCGCGGAATTGTGGAGAACGTGCTCGTGAAGGTGGaggattttattttccctgccgATTTTGTGGTATTAGACATTGAGGACGACAACAAAATTtcgctgattttggggcgtccGTTCCTTGCAACAggaagagctttgattgatgtggagaaaggagagctcacgcTGCGAGTTCATGATGAAAGCCAAACATTCTTTGCCTATAAACCATGCCACATCCGCAAGGACGAAGTGTCCAAGAAAGCTAAAGATTTGGGAAAGGTAAGAGTTGATATTCATAATACTTTTAATGAAGATCAGTTTTCTTGGCAGGATCCAGGTGATCAGAATTCGCAGGGAGGAAGAATGACTGGCAAGATTGGAGCAGAGTGTAACTGGGTGCAGATTTGCTTGTACCAGCTTCCTTGAGGAGTCTACTGTtatgtcgagctaacgacgttaaaaatagcgcttattgggaggcaacccaattttggttagttcgtttctttttgtttagTTTGTTTATTTTCGTGCCCCACatttccttttcaaacttattctccttggtggtgaataagtttggggtatgtgtctttgtgggtgcactttttgttttggttgtttttgttttgtcatTGAGTTTTCCTAGTCTTGTTTTGGTGGTTTTCTCTGTGA comes from Salvia miltiorrhiza cultivar Shanhuang (shh) chromosome 3, IMPLAD_Smil_shh, whole genome shotgun sequence and encodes:
- the LOC131018487 gene encoding uncharacterized protein LOC131018487, which produces MPFPQRHYKIVDFPSGTTQEGAKTAEYESAPPIEEKAEEKERMKERLSKFLEIFKKVNINISLVEMLLEMLQYAKFLKDIVSQKKKLGKFETVRLNEECSAILQRKLSAKVKDPGSFTLFCIIGGQHFGRSLCDLGASINLMPLSIFQQLAIGELKPTYMRLQMAGRSITYPRGIVENVLVKVEDFIFPADFVVLDIEDDNKISLILGRPFLATGRALIDVEKGELTLRVHDESQTFFAYKPCHIRKDEVSKKAKDLGKDPGDQNSQGGRMTGKIGAECNWVQICLYQLP